The following are encoded together in the Scytonema millei VB511283 genome:
- the rnpA gene encoding ribonuclease P protein component — translation MGLSKVNRLSSREDFRAVFRAGIRRNGDCMTLRALRMQNATTSVADGKLATAKHNKVGAPTRIGISISTKVSKKAVVRNRIKRQLRVAFRCLLPRISPGWLLVVIVQPSAARRECVTKQFLQELEQLLVAAEVLNGNS, via the coding sequence TTGGGTTTATCAAAAGTAAATCGGCTCTCAAGTAGAGAAGACTTTCGCGCCGTATTTCGAGCTGGAATACGGCGCAACGGCGATTGCATGACTTTGAGGGCTTTGCGAATGCAAAATGCCACAACCTCAGTAGCAGACGGAAAGCTAGCCACAGCTAAGCATAATAAAGTAGGTGCGCCTACACGGATCGGTATTTCCATCAGCACAAAAGTGAGTAAAAAAGCAGTCGTTCGCAATCGGATTAAGCGACAACTGCGGGTTGCCTTTCGCTGTCTATTGCCGCGCATTTCACCTGGATGGTTGCTGGTAGTTATCGTTCAACCATCAGCAGCGCGACGGGAGTGCGTAACCAAACAATTTCTGCAAGAATTAGAGCAGTTATTGGTAGCAGCCGAGGTGCTTAATGGGAATTCGTGA
- the rpmH gene encoding 50S ribosomal protein L34 — protein sequence MKRTLEGTNRKRKRTSGFRARMRTPDGQNVIRSRRRKGRHRLTV from the coding sequence ATGAAACGCACGCTGGAAGGTACTAACCGCAAAAGAAAGAGAACATCTGGGTTTCGCGCTCGGATGCGTACCCCCGACGGACAAAACGTGATTCGATCGCGCAGAAGAAAAGGTCGTCACCGTCTAACCGTTTAA
- a CDS encoding DUF2808 domain-containing protein gives MRRLLASIAVSGLLLTGLPLVSSAQGTSGFTLWSGVKRENQLPYKLDFGGQTSGWDRYRLRIPQKKLNLAVSQFSISYPDYFKGKFDTDRIEVRIKGDKVPLQEVVWDKENHKVDIYPKEPVPAGSRVELVFSNVKNPSSGGTFYFNCQIQTPGDVPLLRYLGTWIVSIS, from the coding sequence ATGCGTCGCCTACTTGCCTCGATCGCCGTTTCTGGCTTATTACTAACTGGGTTGCCCCTTGTATCATCCGCTCAGGGTACATCAGGATTTACTCTCTGGAGCGGCGTAAAGCGCGAGAATCAACTCCCCTACAAATTAGACTTTGGCGGACAAACTAGCGGCTGGGATCGCTATCGGTTGAGAATTCCACAGAAGAAGCTGAATTTAGCAGTATCGCAGTTTTCTATTTCCTACCCAGACTATTTTAAAGGTAAATTTGACACCGATCGGATTGAGGTGCGGATCAAGGGTGATAAAGTGCCGTTGCAAGAAGTTGTTTGGGATAAGGAAAATCATAAAGTCGATATTTATCCTAAAGAACCCGTTCCAGCTGGTAGCAGAGTGGAATTGGTCTTCTCGAACGTGAAAAACCCTAGCTCTGGTGGTACTTTCTACTTTAACTGTCAGATTCAAACACCTGGAGACGTACCGCTACTGCGCTATCTGGGAACGTGGATCGTTAGTATCAGTTAA
- a CDS encoding Re/Si-specific NAD(P)(+) transhydrogenase subunit alpha, with protein sequence MKIAVAKEIEVGERRVALVPDVVARLVKQGVEVWVEAGAGDRAFFSDAAYEAAGAKIINDPGYLWWEADVLLKVGVPQEREDGRSEVEMLREGAVLISFLNPLGEPAIAKRLAERRISAFSMEMIPRTTRAQSMDALSSQASIAGYKAVLIGAAALPKYFPMLTTAAGTIAPAKVFIIGAGVAGLQAIATARRLGAVVEAFDIRPAVKEEVQSLGAKFVEVQLEEETVAAGGYAKEVSEIAKQRTQEAIAEHVKLSDVVVTTAQVPGRKAPILVTEEMVAQMKPGSVIVDLAAEQGGNCACTEPGKDVQRNGVTIIGTIDLPSSVPIHASQLYAKNLLSLVQLMINKEDKSLQLNFEDDIIDAACITHAGEIRNSRVKEALATLVSING encoded by the coding sequence ATGAAAATAGCGGTGGCAAAAGAAATCGAAGTTGGAGAGCGTCGGGTTGCTCTAGTACCAGATGTCGTTGCCCGATTGGTAAAACAAGGTGTAGAGGTGTGGGTAGAAGCGGGAGCTGGCGATCGCGCTTTCTTCTCGGATGCAGCCTACGAAGCCGCAGGAGCCAAGATAATTAACGATCCTGGGTATCTGTGGTGGGAAGCAGACGTGCTGTTGAAAGTAGGAGTCCCCCAAGAACGCGAAGATGGACGCTCGGAAGTGGAAATGTTGCGGGAAGGAGCTGTCCTCATCAGTTTTCTCAATCCCTTGGGAGAACCTGCGATCGCCAAGCGGCTAGCAGAACGGCGAATTTCCGCCTTTAGCATGGAGATGATCCCCCGCACGACTAGAGCGCAGAGCATGGATGCTTTGTCTTCTCAAGCCTCAATCGCGGGTTACAAAGCAGTGCTAATTGGAGCGGCAGCTTTACCCAAGTACTTTCCCATGTTAACCACAGCGGCGGGGACAATTGCCCCAGCCAAAGTATTCATAATTGGTGCGGGAGTAGCAGGATTACAGGCGATCGCCACTGCAAGACGACTGGGAGCAGTTGTAGAAGCTTTTGATATTCGTCCGGCGGTGAAAGAAGAAGTCCAAAGCTTGGGAGCCAAGTTTGTTGAAGTGCAGTTAGAAGAAGAAACTGTAGCTGCTGGCGGCTATGCAAAGGAAGTTTCGGAAATAGCAAAACAGCGCACCCAGGAAGCGATCGCGGAACACGTCAAGCTATCAGACGTAGTTGTTACCACCGCACAAGTCCCTGGTAGAAAAGCACCAATTCTCGTGACAGAAGAAATGGTAGCGCAGATGAAGCCAGGTTCGGTAATTGTCGATTTAGCCGCAGAACAAGGTGGTAACTGTGCTTGCACGGAGCCAGGAAAAGACGTACAGCGCAACGGTGTCACTATCATCGGCACGATCGATCTCCCCTCATCCGTACCCATCCACGCCAGCCAGTTGTATGCCAAAAACCTGCTGTCACTAGTGCAATTGATGATTAACAAGGAAGATAAAAGCCTTCAGCTCAACTTTGAAGACGACATCATCGATGCCGCCTGTATTACCCACGCTGGAGAAATTCGCAATTCACGGGTAAAGGAAGCCTTGGCAACACTAGTATCGATTAACGGTTAA
- a CDS encoding NAD(P) transhydrogenase subunit alpha, translating into MTEALIAALFVFVLASFAGFEVINKVPPTLHTPLMSGSNAISGIAVIGALLVSGPKGSNLSVILGLIAVILATINVVGGFLVTDRMLQMFKKKEVKA; encoded by the coding sequence ATGACAGAAGCTTTAATTGCCGCTTTATTCGTGTTTGTTTTGGCATCTTTTGCGGGATTTGAAGTAATTAACAAAGTTCCGCCGACACTGCACACGCCTTTGATGTCTGGTTCCAACGCAATTTCAGGGATTGCGGTTATCGGTGCTTTGCTGGTTTCTGGTCCCAAAGGATCGAATTTATCAGTGATTTTGGGCTTGATTGCCGTGATTCTAGCCACGATTAACGTTGTCGGTGGTTTTTTAGTCACCGATCGCATGTTGCAAATGTTTAAGAAAAAAGAGGTGAAAGCGTGA
- a CDS encoding NAD(P)(+) transhydrogenase (Re/Si-specific) subunit beta: protein MSDFLPTGIQLTYLVAASLFIIGLKKLSSPATARNGNLLAAIGMLLAIVATLLDRQVLNYQMIVVALAIGSALGAIAAYKVQMTEMPQMVGLLNGLGGAASALVAVAEFWRLLGTAEPVPLDANISMLLDVFIGGITFTGSMLAFAKLQGLISGSPITFPLQQPINALLLISYIVGSGFLLVDPTNLPVFLGLVAVSLVLGVMFVVPIGGGDMPVVISLLNSFSGLAAGAAGFVVMNNVLIISGALVGASGLILTEIMCKAMNRSLISVLFGAFGGGGSASGAGGAAAGDQTTRSVDAEEAAMMLGYARSVVIVPGYGMAVAQAQHTVRELADQLDRLGVEVKYAIHPVAGRMPGHMNVLLAEANVPYTQLYDMDDINPQFDQTDVALVIGANDVVNPAARHDTASPIYGMPILEVDRAKHTIVIKRGMSTGFAGVDNELFYKDKTMMFFGSAKDAVAKLVSEVKHL, encoded by the coding sequence GTGAGCGATTTTCTGCCAACTGGGATTCAGCTGACTTATTTAGTTGCTGCCTCTTTATTTATTATTGGTTTGAAAAAACTAAGTTCGCCAGCAACAGCGCGTAACGGTAATCTGTTAGCGGCGATCGGGATGTTATTGGCGATCGTAGCAACGCTACTCGATCGGCAGGTGTTGAACTATCAAATGATTGTAGTGGCTTTGGCGATCGGTTCGGCGTTAGGTGCGATCGCGGCTTACAAAGTCCAAATGACTGAAATGCCTCAAATGGTAGGCTTGCTCAACGGTTTAGGTGGTGCTGCTTCTGCTTTAGTGGCAGTTGCGGAGTTTTGGCGACTGTTGGGAACTGCTGAACCAGTGCCGCTCGATGCCAATATCTCCATGCTGCTAGATGTCTTTATCGGTGGCATCACCTTCACGGGTAGTATGCTGGCTTTTGCCAAGCTACAAGGACTTATTAGTGGTTCCCCGATTACATTTCCCTTGCAGCAACCAATCAACGCTCTGCTGCTAATTAGTTACATCGTAGGTAGCGGCTTTTTGTTGGTCGATCCGACTAATTTACCCGTATTTTTGGGATTAGTTGCTGTTTCCCTGGTTCTAGGGGTTATGTTCGTCGTCCCCATTGGTGGTGGCGATATGCCTGTGGTGATTTCGCTGTTGAACTCCTTTTCTGGTTTAGCAGCAGGTGCGGCTGGTTTCGTAGTCATGAACAACGTGCTGATCATTTCTGGTGCTTTGGTAGGCGCTTCGGGATTGATCCTGACGGAGATCATGTGTAAAGCGATGAACCGCTCCCTGATTAGCGTCCTATTTGGTGCTTTTGGTGGCGGTGGCTCGGCTAGTGGTGCTGGTGGTGCAGCCGCTGGCGATCAAACTACCCGTTCTGTAGATGCTGAAGAAGCCGCAATGATGTTGGGTTATGCTCGTTCTGTAGTGATCGTTCCTGGTTACGGGATGGCAGTAGCCCAAGCACAGCACACCGTTCGGGAGCTTGCCGATCAACTAGACAGATTGGGTGTAGAAGTCAAATATGCCATTCATCCTGTAGCGGGACGGATGCCGGGACACATGAACGTGTTGTTGGCAGAAGCAAACGTGCCGTACACGCAGTTGTACGACATGGATGATATCAATCCTCAGTTCGATCAAACTGATGTGGCTTTGGTGATTGGCGCAAACGATGTTGTCAATCCTGCTGCACGACACGATACTGCAAGTCCGATTTATGGAATGCCGATCTTAGAAGTAGACAGGGCAAAGCATACAATCGTGATTAAGCGAGGCATGAGTACGGGTTTTGCAGGGGTAGACAACGAGTTGTTCTACAAAGACAAAACCATGATGTTCTTTGGTAGCGCTAAAGATGCCGTAGCGAAGTTAGTATCGGAAGTGAAGCATCTGTAA
- a CDS encoding (2Fe-2S) ferredoxin domain-containing protein, whose amino-acid sequence MENASDYCQRVLVCQNRTCRKQGARKVLAAFQAQLVPGVEVVSSACLGQCGMGPMVLVLPEEVWYCGVRADEVLAIAQRHLREGKPVTTMLYKKFHH is encoded by the coding sequence ATGGAGAATGCATCAGATTATTGTCAGCGAGTTTTAGTTTGTCAAAACCGTACTTGTCGCAAGCAAGGTGCGCGTAAGGTGCTAGCAGCATTTCAAGCGCAGTTAGTGCCAGGGGTGGAAGTTGTCAGTAGTGCTTGCTTGGGACAATGCGGTATGGGACCGATGGTATTAGTCTTACCAGAAGAGGTTTGGTATTGCGGGGTACGTGCTGATGAAGTTTTGGCGATCGCTCAACGCCACCTTAGAGAGGGGAAACCCGTCACGACTATGCTGTACAAAAAGTTTCATCATTAG
- a CDS encoding DUF6737 family protein, with protein MHQLPNRKPVSVWNYKPWWCQPWSIFLRGCLKSGLGSKKAHSV; from the coding sequence ATGCATCAACTCCCCAATCGCAAACCCGTCAGTGTTTGGAATTATAAACCTTGGTGGTGTCAGCCTTGGTCAATTTTCCTTAGAGGGTGTTTGAAAAGTGGGTTGGGTAGTAAAAAAGCTCACTCGGTGTAA
- a CDS encoding IS5 family transposase: protein QYEFLSDMIPEPKLGGRPRTVNMWEIFNAIFYVLCEGVQWRALPSDFPAWQTVYTYFRNWRIDGTWLKLHDSLREWFRIEQQRHPSPSEAIIDSQSVKSTAMVHEAVGYDAGKQIKGRKRFMSVDTLGLVLRVLVTAASVGEREGGKQVLQKVKQMGKKVSRLTTIWVDGGFDGTSFMMWVMDFCRWIVQVVLRPEQTKGFVLLKKRWVVERTFGWLMGCRRLVRDYELLPQTSETFIYLAMIRIMVRRLA from the coding sequence CCCAATATGAATTTCTGAGTGACATGATTCCAGAGCCTAAACTAGGTGGTCGTCCCCGTACAGTCAATATGTGGGAGATTTTCAACGCAATTTTCTATGTGTTGTGCGAAGGGGTACAATGGCGAGCACTACCGAGTGACTTTCCAGCATGGCAGACTGTATACACTTATTTCCGTAACTGGCGCATTGATGGGACATGGTTGAAGCTTCACGACAGCCTGCGAGAGTGGTTCAGAATCGAGCAGCAGCGTCATCCCAGTCCATCAGAAGCGATTATCGATAGCCAAAGTGTGAAAAGCACCGCGATGGTACATGAAGCGGTGGGCTATGATGCGGGCAAACAAATCAAAGGACGCAAGCGGTTTATGAGTGTCGATACTTTGGGGTTAGTATTGCGGGTATTGGTCACAGCCGCCAGTGTTGGAGAACGAGAGGGAGGTAAACAAGTACTCCAGAAGGTAAAACAGATGGGTAAAAAGGTGTCCCGTTTGACAACCATTTGGGTCGATGGCGGCTTTGACGGTACATCGTTCATGATGTGGGTGATGGACTTCTGCCGTTGGATTGTGCAAGTGGTGCTGCGACCAGAACAAACTAAGGGTTTCGTGTTGCTCAAAAAACGTTGGGTGGTGGAGCGCACTTTCGGCTGGCTAATGGGGTGTCGGCGATTAGTCAGAGACTATGAATTATTGCCCCAAACCTCCGAGACTTTTATCTACCTTGCCATGATCCGTATCATGGTTAGGCGGCTGGCATAA
- a CDS encoding serine/threonine protein kinase produces MEQTHLDWLIELIERELLPGLQIDSIEPHNPVVVGKVPSPWQLLGAGNYAAVFYHPNQPDRVVKVYAPNRPGWTEEVEVYQRLGSHPAFSECLYAEEGWLIMKRLYGMTLYDCMHQGIPIPKQVIRDIDAALDYARKRELHPHDVHGRNIMMWEGRGFVVDVSDFLHEEACSAWQDLKKAYYWLYLPILYPLRLRMPYFVLNIVRKFYRFYRRL; encoded by the coding sequence ATGGAACAAACGCATCTGGATTGGTTAATCGAGCTGATCGAGCGGGAATTACTGCCTGGATTACAGATTGACAGCATCGAACCCCACAACCCTGTAGTCGTTGGCAAAGTTCCTTCCCCTTGGCAATTACTGGGAGCGGGGAATTATGCCGCAGTATTCTATCACCCCAACCAGCCAGATCGAGTCGTGAAAGTCTATGCGCCCAATCGTCCAGGTTGGACGGAGGAAGTCGAAGTTTACCAGCGTTTGGGTTCCCATCCTGCTTTTTCTGAATGTTTATATGCTGAGGAAGGCTGGCTAATCATGAAGCGGTTGTATGGTATGACTCTATACGACTGTATGCACCAGGGAATACCAATTCCAAAACAAGTCATTAGAGACATTGACGCAGCTTTAGATTACGCCCGCAAGCGCGAACTGCATCCTCACGATGTCCACGGTCGGAATATTATGATGTGGGAAGGCAGGGGATTTGTGGTAGATGTTTCTGATTTCTTGCACGAAGAGGCTTGCTCGGCATGGCAAGATTTGAAAAAAGCTTACTACTGGTTGTATCTCCCGATTCTTTACCCACTGCGGCTGCGAATGCCTTATTTTGTTTTAAATATTGTGCGCAAGTTCTATCGTTTTTATCGACGCTTGTGA
- a CDS encoding NAD(P)-dependent oxidoreductase, with translation MKVGFLGTGLMGLPMAQRLLAANIELVAYNRTPEKLAPLKSAGVAIATRPDEVLVTCECIILMLTDASAIRDVLLSPTAQQHLAGRTIIQMGTITPTDSKEIQQQVTAAGGDYLEAPVLGSIPEAQAGKLIVMVGSSPAQFQQWLSLLQNFGLEPLHIGDVGSAAAVKLALNQLIASLTSAFALSLSLIQRQGIEPEAFMQILRQSALYAPTFDKKLQRMLDRNYDNPNFPTKHLLKDTNLFLSEARSQGLNTNHLEGVRQILEIAIDRGLADTDYSALYEAIASSDNS, from the coding sequence GTGAAGGTAGGATTTCTCGGGACTGGGTTGATGGGACTGCCGATGGCACAAAGGTTGTTAGCTGCCAACATAGAGCTAGTTGCCTACAATCGTACCCCAGAAAAATTAGCTCCGCTCAAATCGGCTGGCGTGGCGATCGCAACTCGTCCAGATGAGGTTTTAGTTACCTGCGAGTGTATCATTTTGATGCTGACTGACGCTAGTGCGATTCGAGATGTCCTGCTATCTCCAACAGCACAGCAACACTTGGCGGGACGCACCATCATTCAAATGGGAACTATTACCCCCACCGATAGCAAAGAAATTCAGCAACAAGTCACTGCTGCTGGAGGCGATTATCTCGAAGCACCTGTACTAGGAAGCATTCCCGAAGCACAAGCTGGAAAATTGATCGTGATGGTGGGGAGTTCGCCAGCACAGTTTCAGCAGTGGTTGAGTTTGCTACAAAACTTTGGTTTGGAACCGTTGCATATCGGTGATGTCGGGAGTGCGGCGGCTGTGAAACTAGCACTCAATCAACTCATAGCTTCTCTCACGAGTGCCTTTGCCTTAAGCTTAAGTTTAATTCAGCGTCAGGGGATCGAGCCGGAAGCTTTCATGCAAATCCTCCGCCAAAGCGCTCTTTACGCCCCGACATTTGATAAAAAACTACAGCGAATGCTCGATCGCAATTACGACAATCCCAATTTTCCCACCAAACATTTACTCAAAGATACCAATTTATTTCTTTCCGAAGCGCGATCGCAGGGACTCAATACAAATCATTTAGAAGGAGTCCGCCAAATTTTAGAAATTGCCATCGATCGAGGCTTAGCCGATACAGATTATTCCGCTTTATATGAGGCGATCGCATCATCAGATAATTCTTAA